From one Candidatus Binatia bacterium genomic stretch:
- a CDS encoding ester cyclase, producing MTTSDQELRAHRERTVREHMESENVHEFERTLATFRHPRYELIATGQVHDGAAEVSEYFRTSRAAFPDQRNELIALHHCDDAVVAEFWLLGTHNGPLAGLDPTGREFRCRMAAFFVFEDRDLVCERVYFDTATILRQLTS from the coding sequence ATGACGACGAGCGACCAGGAGCTGCGTGCCCACCGCGAGCGCACCGTGCGCGAGCACATGGAGTCCGAGAACGTCCACGAGTTCGAGCGTACGCTCGCCACGTTCCGGCATCCGCGCTACGAGCTGATCGCGACCGGGCAGGTGCACGACGGGGCCGCGGAGGTCTCGGAGTATTTCCGTACCAGCCGCGCGGCCTTTCCCGACCAGCGCAACGAGCTGATCGCGCTGCATCACTGCGACGACGCCGTGGTTGCGGAGTTCTGGCTGCTCGGCACCCACAACGGGCCGCTGGCGGGACTCGATCCGACCGGTCGCGAGTTCCGGTGCCGGATGGCCGCGTTCTTCGTGTTCGAGGACCGCGACCTGGTCTGCGAGCGCGTCTATTTCGACACGGCGACCATCCTGCGCCAGCTCACATCCTGA
- a CDS encoding class I SAM-dependent methyltransferase: protein MNAAPHASRIVIDACPLCGATKWSLHCGAASRSRGGEGTSGRPLDGEDSSEAEWVRCQCGLVFKHREAIDAVDAHGDGDAAHAGHYDSRYFGRYARRRRRRVRKARRQILDALEFAPQGRLLDVGCSLGYTMEAARSLGLEACGVDVSAVAVEECRRRGLEARAGTLEQLPCEDGSIAVAVLKHVFEHTPAPRAALGELRRVLIKDGAVFLAVPNLGYFKAARSPQTSRFFRGEAGRAHFVYYTPATLARLLESEGFVVCSVHPLLRHRRAGPLRRLLEAAQAPLRAPFRALVDVLGLRKEFWLVAVRM from the coding sequence ATGAACGCCGCTCCTCACGCCAGCCGCATCGTCATCGACGCCTGTCCTTTGTGCGGCGCGACGAAGTGGTCGTTGCATTGTGGCGCGGCCTCGCGGTCGCGCGGCGGTGAAGGCACGAGCGGGCGTCCCCTCGACGGCGAGGACTCGTCCGAAGCCGAGTGGGTTCGCTGCCAGTGCGGGCTCGTCTTCAAGCACCGCGAAGCAATCGACGCCGTCGACGCGCACGGCGACGGCGACGCGGCGCACGCGGGCCACTACGATTCGCGCTATTTCGGCCGTTATGCGCGGCGCCGGCGCCGCCGCGTTCGCAAGGCGCGGCGCCAGATCCTCGATGCGCTGGAGTTCGCACCGCAAGGCCGTCTTCTCGATGTGGGGTGCTCGCTCGGTTACACGATGGAGGCGGCACGCAGCCTCGGGCTCGAGGCCTGCGGTGTCGATGTCTCGGCCGTTGCCGTCGAAGAATGCCGGCGGCGCGGGCTCGAGGCCCGCGCCGGAACGTTGGAACAGCTGCCGTGCGAGGACGGGAGCATCGCGGTCGCAGTGCTCAAGCACGTCTTCGAGCACACTCCGGCCCCGCGCGCCGCGCTCGGCGAGCTGAGGCGCGTGCTCATCAAGGACGGAGCGGTGTTCCTGGCCGTGCCGAACCTCGGTTATTTCAAGGCAGCACGAAGCCCGCAGACCTCGCGGTTCTTTCGCGGCGAGGCCGGCCGTGCGCACTTCGTCTATTACACGCCGGCAACGCTCGCGCGCCTGCTCGAAAGCGAGGGTTTCGTCGTCTGCAGCGTGCACCCGTTGCTGCGGCACCGAAGAGCGGGCCCGCTGCGCCGGCTGCTCGAGGCAGCGCAGGCGCCGCTGCGCGCGCCGTTTCGCGCGCTCGTGGACGTGCTCGGCCTGCGCAAGGAATTCTGGCTCGTCGCCGTCAGGATGTGA
- a CDS encoding helix-turn-helix transcriptional regulator, translating to MASARTKKAGDETITRGTTNVFADLGYADAEERQTKLRLAHAINAILEQRHLVQADAAKVLGVNQPKVSALTRYKLDGFSVERLMLFLTSLDRDVEIVIKKKRSNRKPARISVIAA from the coding sequence ATGGCAAGCGCAAGAACTAAGAAGGCCGGAGATGAGACCATCACGCGTGGTACGACCAATGTGTTTGCCGATCTCGGCTATGCGGATGCCGAAGAGCGACAGACAAAGCTGCGGCTCGCGCACGCAATCAATGCGATCCTCGAGCAGCGGCATCTAGTGCAGGCGGACGCAGCAAAGGTGCTGGGTGTCAACCAGCCGAAAGTCTCGGCATTGACCCGCTACAAGCTCGACGGGTTCTCGGTCGAGCGGTTGATGCTTTTCCTGACGTCTCTTGATCGGGATGTGGAGATTGTGATCAAGAAGAAAAGGTCGAATCGGAAGCCGGCGCGCATCTCTGTCATTGCTGCGTAG
- a CDS encoding PaaI family thioesterase, with protein MPPTPPTTGKDRGAHPLEALVRKWHTSDPRRVIGHGHPIGDFLEAYDWDLLEEREGFLRVACHLPAQVRNPRGDLFGGFTPVYADFIAVFTGRAAHRGEPPTTWLNTASLSLDYFRPIKDHFVCEGEVIHRTGRTRHIQIRFLAGVGAELLALAKATIVEAPRAEPET; from the coding sequence ATGCCGCCCACACCACCGACGACGGGAAAGGACCGCGGCGCTCATCCGCTCGAGGCCCTGGTGCGCAAATGGCACACGAGCGATCCGCGCCGGGTGATCGGGCACGGTCATCCGATCGGCGATTTCCTCGAAGCCTACGACTGGGACCTGCTCGAAGAGCGCGAAGGTTTCCTGCGCGTGGCCTGCCACCTGCCGGCCCAGGTGCGCAATCCCCGCGGCGATCTCTTCGGCGGCTTCACGCCGGTGTATGCCGACTTCATCGCGGTGTTCACCGGTCGTGCCGCGCATCGCGGCGAGCCACCGACGACCTGGCTCAACACCGCGAGCCTTTCGCTCGATTATTTCCGCCCGATCAAGGACCACTTCGTCTGCGAAGGCGAAGTGATCCATCGCACCGGGCGCACACGCCACATCCAGATCCGCTTCCTTGCCGGCGTCGGCGCAGAGCTGCTCGCGCTGGCCAAGGCGACGATCGTCGAGGCACCAAGGGCCGAACCGGAGACATGA
- a CDS encoding MFS transporter: MAVPPAASPDGETPGSTRAGDGWYPHYALGVLVVVYVLNFLDRQILSILNERIRADLGLSDSQMGFLFGTAFAVFYALFGIPLGRLADVWTRRSLIAVGLAFWSAMTACSGFARGFGTLAAARIGVGVGEASASPAAFSLLSDWYPPARRATVFAIYSSGIYIGAGLGLMLGGQIVDRWDAAFVGAATPWGLRGWQVAFLVVGLPGLLVAAWTRSLREPLREGTAKAAPVSPGAEFFRELRAVLPPLTLWTAATEGGRGALARNVAAAIPIAIPAWLLAAATSDAAQWSAVGVGVYAATSWVQALSRRDPATAREILHVRTLRRAAAGFGFLAFTGYSVGYWAAPWFMRVRGIPASEVGFTVGGIAAVAGWLGVNAGGALADVLRQRDVRGRLWTGMLVACATPPLVAAVLASSSNAVAFVIVAPLMFVSSAWIGAGIACVHDLVPPALRGSAGAVYLLVITFIGLALGPYVVGRLSQVLGSLGSALMAGSLIGDGFGLVFLAAACLSIGEDQRRADARSAPLPPR, from the coding sequence ATGGCCGTACCGCCCGCTGCCAGTCCCGACGGCGAAACGCCCGGCAGCACGCGAGCAGGTGACGGCTGGTATCCGCACTACGCCCTGGGCGTTCTCGTCGTCGTCTACGTTCTCAACTTCCTGGATCGCCAGATCCTGTCGATCCTGAACGAGCGCATCCGCGCGGACCTCGGTCTTTCCGACTCGCAGATGGGTTTCCTGTTCGGCACGGCCTTCGCGGTGTTCTACGCGCTGTTCGGGATTCCGCTCGGGCGCCTTGCGGACGTGTGGACGCGGCGCTCGCTGATCGCCGTCGGACTGGCCTTCTGGAGCGCAATGACGGCGTGCTCCGGGTTCGCGCGCGGCTTCGGCACGCTCGCCGCCGCGCGGATCGGAGTCGGCGTCGGCGAGGCCAGCGCGTCCCCCGCGGCGTTTTCGCTGCTTTCGGACTGGTATCCGCCTGCACGGCGCGCGACGGTCTTCGCGATCTACTCGAGCGGCATCTACATCGGGGCGGGCCTCGGGCTGATGCTCGGGGGCCAGATCGTCGACCGCTGGGATGCGGCTTTTGTCGGCGCCGCCACGCCGTGGGGGCTTCGCGGATGGCAGGTCGCGTTTCTCGTCGTCGGGCTTCCCGGCCTGCTCGTCGCGGCGTGGACGCGATCGCTTCGCGAGCCGCTGCGCGAAGGCACCGCCAAAGCGGCACCGGTCTCGCCAGGCGCCGAGTTTTTCCGCGAGCTGCGGGCCGTGCTGCCTCCGCTGACGCTGTGGACGGCGGCAACCGAAGGCGGCCGCGGCGCGCTCGCACGCAACGTTGCCGCTGCGATCCCGATCGCGATCCCGGCGTGGCTGCTGGCGGCAGCAACCTCGGATGCAGCGCAATGGAGCGCCGTTGGCGTCGGCGTCTACGCAGCAACGTCGTGGGTGCAGGCGCTGTCGCGTCGCGATCCCGCTACGGCGCGCGAAATCCTTCATGTACGGACATTGCGTCGCGCGGCCGCCGGCTTCGGATTCCTTGCTTTCACCGGCTACTCGGTCGGCTACTGGGCTGCGCCGTGGTTCATGCGCGTGCGCGGCATTCCTGCCTCCGAGGTCGGATTCACGGTGGGCGGAATCGCTGCCGTGGCCGGATGGCTCGGCGTCAATGCAGGCGGCGCGCTCGCCGACGTGCTGCGCCAGCGTGACGTGCGCGGACGCCTGTGGACCGGCATGCTCGTCGCTTGCGCGACGCCGCCGCTGGTTGCCGCGGTACTCGCCTCTTCGTCGAACGCCGTCGCGTTTGTCATCGTCGCTCCGCTGATGTTCGTCTCGTCGGCCTGGATCGGAGCCGGCATCGCATGCGTGCACGACCTCGTGCCGCCGGCGCTGCGCGGCAGCGCGGGCGCGGTGTACCTGCTCGTGATCACGTTTATCGGGCTCGCGCTCGGACCGTACGTCGTCGGCAGGCTGTCGCAGGTGCTCGGCTCGCTCGGAAGTGCGCTGATGGCCGGTAGCCTGATCGGCGACGGCTTCGGCCTCGTCTTTCTTGCTGCCGCCTGCCTCAGTATCGGCGAGGACCAGCGCCGGGCCGATGCACGGTCGGCGCCGCTTCCCCCGCGCTGA
- a CDS encoding wax ester/triacylglycerol synthase family O-acyltransferase has protein sequence MARYSYDRLTALDNSFLILEKPNAYMHVASTMIFEAGPLATAEGGIDADAIKQVFASSLHLIPRYRQKLAYVPFTSQPVWVDDDRFNLDFHIRHSALPRPGSDVQLKRLSGRIMQQHLDRQRPLWELWIIEGLSGNRFALISKVHHCMIDGISGVDMLKILLSPYETHDVQETPQFIPRPSPSGLELIRDEVGHWARLPLEAARGVGSLIAAAEDTQRDLLTRGRAVAETLGASFRTASATPLNGEIGPHRRFDWLTMNISDIKTIRRGLGGSLNDIVLTIVTGAVRRFLQRRLVDPRRIDFRVMTPVSVRTEDERGSFGNRVSAWTVDLPVGEEDPRRQLDAIRRTTADLKSSKRAVGAEVLTQVAEWTPSTLLSLAGRNITRLLPFNMVVTNVPGPQFPMYMLGAKLLETFPHVPLVDNLGLGIALLSYDGKLCWGFNADYDLVPDLSAYVKATRESFEELREIAARSAAAAGNRAEDPARGATAKPAKPGSRAAQATPSVEVRPSNGVTHHS, from the coding sequence ATGGCGCGATACTCCTACGACCGTCTGACCGCCCTCGACAACTCGTTCCTGATCCTCGAGAAGCCCAACGCCTACATGCACGTGGCCTCGACGATGATCTTCGAGGCCGGCCCGCTGGCCACGGCCGAAGGCGGCATCGACGCCGACGCGATCAAGCAGGTGTTCGCGTCTTCGCTGCACCTGATCCCGCGCTACCGCCAGAAGCTCGCGTACGTGCCGTTTACCAGCCAGCCGGTGTGGGTCGACGACGATCGCTTCAACCTCGACTTCCACATCCGCCACTCCGCGCTTCCGCGTCCCGGCTCCGACGTCCAGCTGAAGCGCCTGTCGGGCCGCATCATGCAGCAGCACCTCGACCGCCAGAGGCCGCTGTGGGAGCTGTGGATCATCGAGGGGCTCTCCGGCAATCGCTTCGCGCTCATCTCGAAAGTGCACCACTGCATGATCGACGGCATCTCGGGCGTCGACATGCTGAAGATCCTGCTCAGTCCCTACGAAACGCACGACGTCCAGGAGACGCCGCAGTTCATTCCGCGCCCCTCGCCGTCGGGGCTCGAGTTGATCCGCGACGAAGTGGGACACTGGGCACGCCTGCCGCTCGAGGCCGCGCGCGGAGTAGGAAGCCTCATCGCGGCGGCCGAGGACACCCAGCGCGACCTGCTCACGCGCGGTCGCGCCGTTGCCGAGACTCTCGGCGCGTCGTTCCGCACCGCGTCGGCCACTCCGCTCAACGGCGAGATCGGACCTCATCGCCGCTTCGACTGGCTGACGATGAACATCTCCGACATCAAGACGATCCGCCGAGGTCTCGGCGGCTCGCTCAACGACATCGTGCTGACGATCGTCACCGGCGCGGTGCGCCGCTTCCTGCAGCGGCGCCTGGTCGATCCGCGCCGCATCGATTTCCGCGTGATGACGCCGGTCAGCGTGCGCACCGAGGACGAGCGCGGCTCCTTCGGCAATCGCGTTTCGGCCTGGACTGTCGATCTGCCGGTCGGAGAGGAAGATCCGCGCCGCCAGCTCGACGCGATCCGGCGCACGACCGCCGACCTCAAGTCCTCCAAGCGCGCAGTCGGAGCCGAAGTGCTGACGCAGGTGGCCGAATGGACGCCGTCGACGCTGCTCTCGCTGGCAGGCCGCAACATCACGCGGCTGCTGCCGTTCAACATGGTCGTGACCAACGTGCCGGGCCCCCAGTTCCCGATGTACATGCTCGGCGCCAAGCTGCTCGAGACGTTCCCTCACGTGCCGCTCGTCGACAACCTCGGGCTCGGCATCGCGCTGCTCAGCTACGACGGCAAGCTCTGCTGGGGTTTCAACGCGGACTACGACCTCGTGCCCGACCTTTCCGCTTACGTGAAGGCGACCCGCGAGTCGTTCGAAGAGCTGCGCGAGATCGCCGCACGCTCCGCTGCCGCCGCGGGCAACCGCGCCGAGGATCCCGCACGTGGAGCAACGGCGAAGCCGGCCAAACCGGGCAGCCGCGCCGCGCAGGCGACTCCGTCGGTGGAGGTTCGCCCGAGCAATGGTGTCACCCACCACTCGTAA
- a CDS encoding DUF4345 family protein, with amino-acid sequence MNLPVSVNTLGSLVTAGLGVYGLFWPLGAAKLVGISPVDEKGVSEIRATYGGLFLALGIFATIAQTHDIFRCVAIGWIGAGAARAFSYVRDNSRSGANLGAIVVELIVGMSMLVPWDSFFGT; translated from the coding sequence ATGAATCTTCCGGTCAGCGTCAACACTCTCGGCTCCCTCGTCACCGCCGGTCTCGGAGTCTACGGCCTGTTCTGGCCGCTCGGGGCCGCAAAGCTGGTCGGCATTTCTCCCGTCGACGAGAAGGGAGTCTCGGAGATCCGCGCGACGTACGGCGGACTTTTCCTCGCTCTCGGCATCTTCGCGACGATCGCGCAGACGCACGACATCTTCCGCTGCGTGGCGATCGGATGGATCGGTGCGGGAGCGGCGCGCGCGTTCTCCTACGTGCGCGACAACAGCCGCTCGGGAGCCAACCTGGGCGCGATCGTCGTCGAGCTCATCGTCGGCATGTCGATGCTCGTGCCGTGGGACAGCTTTTTCGGCACCTGA
- a CDS encoding serine hydrolase domain-containing protein, with protein sequence MASFFSSNDAVTGAAPVLRLASGSRSASQVEGYIHPDFWSVARLFKSLIPSPGPGGAALCIFHRGRKVVDLWGGTIDDRGTPWTAQTASISYSTTKGVASTVLHILADKGLVDYDEPVAKHWPEFAHGGKHKITIRQVMCHEAGLYDIRGMIDHARRMLDWEYMVHALEAAHPIHEPGKYHGYHGLTYGYLVGEIVRRVTGKPFAQVLDEEITQPLGLEGFHVGCPEAALVHKAPLILGGMQGQKGGADRTRSYLGVVNRWLRMLGIPVDLREAERALIPHGIDELDFNSPEFAAACIPSANGLFTARALATMYATLAAGGESNGVRLMSEKTLHKASAVQNRTIDRVVPFPMQWRLGYHRPFTMGLGVGVGRGIGHFGFGGSGAWADLDRNLAVALTLNSGVGTPFGDLRIVRVSTAAVRCADRR encoded by the coding sequence ATGGCTTCGTTTTTCTCTTCGAATGATGCGGTAACCGGTGCGGCGCCGGTGCTGCGCCTGGCGTCCGGCTCGCGCAGCGCGAGCCAGGTCGAAGGCTACATTCACCCGGATTTCTGGTCGGTCGCGCGCCTGTTCAAGTCGCTGATCCCGTCGCCGGGACCCGGCGGAGCCGCGCTCTGCATCTTCCATCGCGGCCGCAAGGTCGTCGACCTCTGGGGAGGAACCATCGACGACCGGGGCACGCCGTGGACGGCGCAGACGGCGTCGATCTCGTACTCGACGACCAAGGGCGTCGCCTCGACGGTGCTTCACATCCTTGCCGACAAGGGCCTCGTCGACTACGACGAGCCGGTCGCGAAGCACTGGCCCGAGTTCGCGCACGGCGGCAAGCACAAGATCACGATCCGCCAGGTGATGTGCCACGAGGCGGGCCTCTACGACATCCGCGGGATGATCGATCACGCGCGCCGGATGCTCGACTGGGAATACATGGTGCACGCCCTGGAGGCGGCCCACCCCATTCACGAGCCCGGCAAGTACCACGGGTACCACGGCCTGACGTACGGCTACCTCGTCGGCGAGATCGTGCGCCGCGTGACGGGAAAACCGTTCGCGCAGGTGCTCGACGAGGAGATCACCCAGCCGCTCGGTCTCGAGGGATTCCACGTCGGCTGTCCGGAAGCCGCGCTGGTGCACAAGGCCCCGCTGATCCTCGGCGGCATGCAGGGGCAGAAAGGCGGCGCCGACCGCACGCGAAGCTACCTTGGAGTCGTCAATCGCTGGCTGCGCATGCTCGGGATCCCCGTGGACCTTCGCGAAGCCGAGCGCGCGCTGATCCCCCACGGCATCGACGAGCTCGATTTCAACTCGCCGGAGTTCGCCGCAGCGTGCATTCCGTCGGCCAACGGCTTGTTCACCGCCCGCGCGCTCGCGACGATGTATGCGACGCTTGCGGCAGGCGGGGAGAGCAACGGCGTGCGCCTGATGTCCGAGAAGACGCTGCACAAGGCATCGGCCGTCCAGAACCGCACGATCGACCGCGTCGTTCCGTTCCCGATGCAGTGGAGGCTCGGTTATCACCGCCCGTTCACGATGGGACTCGGCGTCGGCGTCGGGCGCGGCATCGGCCATTTCGGATTCGGAGGCTCGGGGGCCTGGGCCGACCTCGATCGCAACCTGGCAGTCGCGCTTACGCTCAACAGCGGGGTCGGAACTCCGTTCGGCGATCTGCGCATCGTGCGTGTCAGCACCGCAGCGGTGCGCTGCGCGGACCGGCGCTGA
- a CDS encoding carboxymuconolactone decarboxylase family protein, with translation MPRIEPLNMESAPEDLQAIFRALPVKLNIFRMMAHAQTSMRPLMSLGSSILSAQQLDSELREYAILMAAASYGGRYEWIQHVPIAEACGATREQIDAVEKGNLTASCFDEKEKAFLAFVDDSAKNVRCSDAVFAAMKRHFSDREIVETILTIGYYQMLARLTECTDTELDEPVGTRVVDSLKGRPQQ, from the coding sequence ATGCCGAGAATCGAACCGCTGAACATGGAATCCGCCCCCGAAGACCTGCAGGCGATCTTCCGCGCGCTGCCGGTCAAGCTGAACATCTTCCGCATGATGGCCCATGCGCAGACGAGCATGAGGCCGCTGATGTCGCTCGGCAGCTCGATCCTTTCGGCGCAGCAGCTCGACTCCGAGCTTCGCGAATACGCGATCCTGATGGCCGCGGCGTCCTACGGCGGCCGTTACGAGTGGATCCAGCACGTGCCGATCGCAGAGGCCTGCGGCGCCACCCGCGAGCAGATCGACGCGGTCGAGAAGGGAAATCTCACCGCCTCTTGCTTCGACGAAAAAGAAAAAGCCTTCCTCGCGTTCGTCGACGACAGTGCGAAGAACGTCCGCTGCAGCGACGCCGTTTTTGCCGCGATGAAGCGTCACTTCAGCGACCGCGAGATCGTCGAGACGATCCTGACGATCGGCTACTACCAGATGCTCGCACGGCTGACCGAGTGCACCGACACCGAGCTGGACGAGCCGGTCGGCACCCGCGTCGTCGACTCGCTCAAGGGGCGGCCCCAGCAGTGA
- a CDS encoding SDR family NAD(P)-dependent oxidoreductase, producing the protein MGTSSSARFHGRVAFVTGAASGIGRATVLRLAREGAAVACVDRNGAGAAAVSEEARETGAHAAAIECNVADSRSVADAVSATESALGPVDILANVAGIGDTAGIEGIEGLDDDRWNLILAVNLSGPFHTCRAILPGMAARGRGAVVNVSSLAGRSKSANGGLAYTSSKAGLLGLTRHLAFDYGPRGVRVNAICPGGVDTPMIRAGGVRQSRSDEEAQARARRIAAYEYFMPIRRLSSPQEQAAAIAFLASDDASYINGVSLDTNGGLFMA; encoded by the coding sequence ATGGGAACTTCCAGCAGTGCCCGCTTTCACGGGCGCGTCGCGTTCGTCACCGGGGCGGCCAGCGGAATCGGCCGCGCAACGGTGCTGCGCCTGGCGCGGGAAGGGGCAGCCGTCGCGTGCGTCGACCGAAACGGCGCGGGCGCAGCAGCGGTGAGCGAAGAAGCCAGGGAGACCGGCGCTCACGCCGCCGCAATCGAGTGCAACGTCGCCGACAGCCGCAGCGTCGCCGATGCCGTTTCGGCCACCGAAAGCGCGCTCGGCCCGGTCGACATCCTCGCCAACGTCGCCGGCATCGGGGACACGGCAGGCATCGAAGGCATCGAGGGGCTCGACGACGATCGCTGGAACCTCATCCTTGCCGTCAACCTGAGCGGTCCTTTCCACACGTGCCGCGCCATTCTTCCCGGCATGGCCGCGCGCGGCCGCGGCGCCGTCGTCAACGTCTCGTCGCTGGCCGGCCGCAGCAAGAGCGCCAACGGCGGACTTGCGTACACGTCGAGCAAAGCCGGGCTGCTCGGGCTGACGCGCCACCTTGCGTTCGACTACGGCCCGCGCGGAGTGCGCGTCAACGCGATCTGCCCGGGCGGAGTCGACACGCCGATGATCCGCGCCGGCGGCGTGCGCCAGTCGCGCTCGGATGAAGAAGCGCAGGCGCGTGCCAGGCGGATTGCCGCCTACGAGTACTTCATGCCGATCCGCCGCCTGTCTTCGCCGCAGGAGCAGGCAGCCGCGATCGCATTCCTGGCATCCGACGATGCCTCGTACATCAACGGAGTTTCGCTGGACACCAACGGCGGCCTCTTCATGGCCTGA
- a CDS encoding tetratricopeptide repeat protein, with protein MTAFRPVSSSVYFVRAASCAAMLCVAAGCASMHKVESVEEGPAAARHAAEAQAQAQAKPGAAPQGSVAPVPSLAPGEGHVQLQAGPAPPATAPAPDKFDNNNPAHLLARCRDRAARKEWFDAVGDCRRSYELDPSSIEPQVELMRLLVTLRDFGDAEESANKVLAARPNDPVALYYLAWSYRGRQEYPRAIATLQRAIALDPKRAEFVQALGITYCQAENYGKGIETLERALAMEPANAMTTDALNSARGLLKENLAPYLKLVQERPDSYDNQAALGFIFQRHGLPQKALAAYDIALSKMPGPLPKQDAETKKLAAQIYYNRGIVYRELGKPADAEPALWQAMQLDPSLAAFAWYYIGLCRYDLGTIDSSIDALRKSVDLAPDVADNRLALADSLEKAGKTADATTQRTTAQAIQARDDAQKEARKKADADAAKPTESKAPSAGAAAQQGTLTPAGVPSAASPSQPAPSAGSEVPAGDVPAQN; from the coding sequence GTGACCGCCTTTCGTCCAGTTTCCTCCAGCGTGTATTTCGTGCGCGCGGCTTCCTGCGCGGCCATGCTCTGCGTGGCCGCCGGCTGCGCTTCGATGCACAAGGTCGAGAGCGTCGAGGAAGGGCCGGCTGCTGCCCGTCATGCAGCCGAAGCGCAGGCACAGGCGCAGGCCAAGCCCGGTGCGGCGCCGCAAGGCAGCGTGGCGCCGGTGCCGTCGCTGGCTCCGGGCGAAGGACACGTGCAGTTGCAGGCAGGTCCGGCGCCGCCGGCCACTGCTCCTGCGCCCGACAAGTTCGACAACAACAATCCTGCCCATCTGCTGGCACGCTGCCGCGATCGCGCGGCCAGGAAAGAATGGTTCGACGCGGTCGGCGACTGCCGCCGCTCCTACGAGCTCGATCCCTCGTCGATCGAGCCCCAGGTCGAGCTGATGCGCCTTCTCGTGACGCTGCGCGATTTCGGCGACGCCGAGGAATCGGCGAACAAGGTACTGGCGGCGCGGCCGAACGATCCCGTCGCGCTCTACTATCTCGCGTGGTCGTACCGGGGCCGCCAGGAGTATCCGAGGGCGATCGCAACGCTGCAGCGCGCGATCGCACTCGACCCCAAGCGCGCCGAATTCGTGCAGGCCCTCGGCATCACGTACTGCCAGGCCGAGAACTACGGCAAAGGCATCGAGACTCTCGAGCGTGCGCTCGCGATGGAGCCCGCGAACGCGATGACGACCGACGCGCTCAACTCTGCGCGCGGCCTGCTCAAGGAAAACCTCGCTCCGTACCTCAAGCTCGTGCAGGAGAGGCCGGATTCCTACGACAACCAGGCAGCGCTCGGGTTCATTTTCCAGAGACACGGCCTGCCGCAGAAAGCGCTTGCGGCCTACGACATCGCGCTTTCGAAAATGCCCGGCCCGCTGCCGAAGCAGGACGCCGAGACGAAAAAGCTCGCCGCGCAGATCTACTACAACCGCGGCATCGTCTATCGCGAGCTGGGAAAACCGGCCGACGCAGAGCCTGCGCTGTGGCAGGCGATGCAGCTCGACCCGTCGCTGGCCGCGTTCGCGTGGTACTACATCGGCCTTTGCCGCTACGACCTCGGCACCATCGACTCGAGCATCGATGCGCTGCGCAAGTCGGTAGACCTGGCGCCCGACGTCGCCGACAACCGCCTGGCCCTGGCCGATTCCCTCGAAAAGGCCGGCAAGACCGCCGACGCGACGACGCAGCGCACGACGGCCCAGGCCATCCAGGCGCGCGACGATGCCCAGAAAGAAGCCAGGAAGAAAGCCGACGCGGACGCAGCGAAGCCGACCGAGTCGAAGGCTCCGTCGGCCGGCGCCGCTGCCCAGCAAGGCACGTTGACACCGGCGGGCGTTCCGTCTGCTGCTTCGCCATCGCAGCCAGCGCCTTCTGCCGGCTCCGAAGTGCCCGCCGGCGACGTGCCGGCGCAGAACTGA